In Methanobacterium sp. Maddingley MBC34, the sequence TGCCATTTATTGGCCAGATTAACCATTGCTTTGTCGATGTTGGCACGTATCTCAATACCTTTGGGAACAGGATCTTTCACCTTTAAGACGTTTGCTTTAATGGCTTTATCCAGAATTTCAGCACCTTTTTCAGAGAATACTTCCACAAATGTGGCTTTACCAGCTTGTGGTCCGATTACTCCCCAGTTACCCATGGCCAAGTCTGCCATTTTTGGTATGTTGGTTTCACATCTTCGGCAGTTGGTTCTTCGTCCGTATCCGGCATCTTCCAGTTCATCGATACTGATCTCTTTTTCAGCGTCATCTGCAGTTTCAATTACCAGGTTTCCTTTGGCAATTTCTTCTTTTACCACTGTGTCAGGGTCGATTTCGTAGAATTTTTCGATCATTTCGCGGGCCTGTACAGGGGGTAAGGTTCCTCCACAGTTAATTCCAATCATCACCACATTATCCTGATTGATCTGTTTCCTTTTCATAAGCTCCACAATGGTCATGGCGTCGCAGGGTTTGGTGGTGACGGCGATTTTC encodes:
- a CDS encoding coenzyme F420-reducing hydrogenase, beta subunit (PFAM: 4Fe-4S binding domain; Coenzyme F420 hydrogenase/dehydrogenase, beta subunit C terminus_SP); its protein translation is KIAVTTKPCDAMTIVELMKRKQINQDNVVMIGINCGGTLPPVQAREMIEKFYEIDPDTVVKEEIAKGNLVIETADDAEKEISIDELEDAGYGRRTNCRRCETNIPKMADLAMGNWGVIGPQAGKATFVEVFSEKGAEILDKAIKANVLKVKDPVPKGIEIRANIDKAMVNLANKWQNRNFEESDELMNLDQYLDEFDKCIKCYGCREACPICFCKECSIESESVNWVPKGELPPSPMFHFVRMLHMVDSCTNCGQCEEVCPAEIPLARIFHKINVELQDVFKYHPGYDLEQKPPLSVIDKEPSEE